The Fervidicoccus fontis Kam940 DNA window TTCTTTACCATTGCTTCTGCTTTTTAAGCTTAAGGCTAAATGCTCAATATCTTCTTCTACTTTTCTTTTCTCTCTAACTGAATAACCAAGCATATTAATTATATCTTCAACAGTCAAAGGGATAGGAGAATTTTTGAGGATTAAATATATTTTTTCTCTGGTAGTAAGAAAATTTTCTTCCCCGCTCAAAATAATTGACCTCGAAAAGCTTTAGAATACTAATATAAGTTATAAAAACTTCATTAATTTATTTTAATTATTTTAATATAACAAGTTTTTGAAAAGGTGAAATTTTTGAGAAGAAAATTCTACATTGCCACTGATGAGGAAATTTTAAATGGAGAGGCAACAGATGTCTACTTTACAAGAGTTGAAAAAATTTTAGAAAGTGCAGGATTAAAGGACAAAAAAGTCAGAGCAGAATTTCATACTTATGGGCTACCTAAAGATTACAGCTGGGCTATATTTG harbors:
- a CDS encoding transcriptional regulator, with the protein product MSGEENFLTTREKIYLILKNSPIPLTVEDIINMLGYSVREKRKVEEDIEHLALSLKSRSNGKERIAILPARCLNCGYTFKDNRKAKRPSKCPKCKSFRIEGPWFYITESSSSMKGSILL